tcaaataaaagttatatctatactatattgtagcatttgattcaatacattttataccatttaaaaaaaatatatattgttcaataatttgaagaaattaaccagttcaactaatatttataaaactttatcaaattgaaaaatatttaattttaggagaataacatacaatattatcaaattattatatgaagaaatattacagttgtaatgaaagaaacttaaaaatagtttaaataacaatataattacaatttttccttcaaattcttgaaaaaaatcatgaacatcaataataataagtcttacaatatataatttatttttatgttacatgattgatactcggtcgCGTAAAAAACAGATATGAATTTTTTGTTAGTGATAatatgaataccatatataaattattgcaatttatttattacataattttaatttttgaataaattataaatacatgttatttaactaatcaattgtctcactaaatattaataatgattatatatgtacataaatcagatatttagcatataaataattgaaaccatcgtaatttcctaagaaatgtaacatacgataattcacatgctaacataaacacatataacttaattgtattttgttaagagtagtgtaaaaaaactaacatttttccaaaAATACATACGTTAAATatcaaaaactaacatttttcattaaaatcaacttttatattaacaataatgtaaattttatattatgattgcaagtaattctgaattcaattattcattttttatctttttaaattgagtaagttaattatAAGTTAGTAgagaactcagaataatatagacgagttatatagtttatttaaataaaactcaaaatttttggtcaactctgtattcaacatatatgttagtttttaactttttctttgtaaacatatCAACGACATTTTACATATTAAGTTTATTTGTTTCATTTCAAACGTACACTGACTACCCAATTATATTCAATCATTAAATACAGTTATacaacacaaacacaaatatatatttttcttaataAGCTATATTGGAAATATTGTGTAATTGTGTAATTGTGTAATTTAgtaatgtcttgtatgaaaataatacacataaataCGTTAGATATTATACAACATTTATAAATAAGAATATAACTAAAATCATTATAATTGCATGTATAAAAAACTTTAGAAAATAACCCATatctcgcacgggttattatgctaatTAAATTAATACATTGACAATTAAGTAATTATAAAATAGTAAATTACTAATAATAATATGAATGAATAATATAAAAAGTAAACAAAACCTTATTGTAAAAGGGTTCTGGCAAGTAACAGAAGAAAAAAACACGCAAAACAGGGGGGCGCTGGCTTGCAGGCTGCAGCCACTTATCAATTCTCTCTGAACAATTGGTAAGAATCTCTCGCGTACACATCTCTCTCTCCACAAGCAATCGGCTGCCCACCACAAGCGATTGCACCAGGTCTCACTATATTCCCTCGGTTAAATCGACTGTATACGGATAAACTAAAAACCAACTAGTAAGCATTTTGCTCCGGTTTTCGATTATTGGTGCAATTTTTGGCACAATCCTGATTTATTTAAGTAGATATGTGCGTATTTGTGCGTCGTCTTAAAAGCAAATTAGTTGATTATCATAAAATTGTGAGgaatttatttaaattgaattAGAGATTATGACACCGCGTTGTTTTTCTAGTCTTTGGTTTTTCTAGTCTTTGCTGCATCGCAAGTGTTAAATCACGGTGGAGATTATGTGATTGTATTCTACATGTTTTGATTATTACCGAATATCAACTTTCTTCTTTCAAATCGTGTTGATTAAATCGTGATTCTGTAGGTAATTAGCAGTAGACATTTGAATTTTACGATTGCAATGTTTGATCAGCTCATTTTCAGTTGCTGCTAGTCTCTTTATAAGTGTATTGTTCGGAGCGAGTTATATTGTGTTTGTTTGATGATTTTATCTATTAAATGGATTTGTAGTTCTTTGATGTTCTGAGCCAACTGCTAACATATGTTCCATATACCACTAATTGCAATTAAGTTGTTTAACATTAGATTAAAAAATTactaataataaataatataaaacatAAACATAACCTTATTATAAAACCGGGTTTTAGCAGGAACAGAAGGAAAAAACACACACAAAACAGGGGCGTTAGGCTTGCAGCCACTTCTCAATTCTTTCTGAACCGGACAGTTCTCTTATAAAATCTCCCAGGCAGGCGTGCAATTAATATACATCAGTGCTTAATTTCAACAAATTCATAAGAATCTCTTTTCCTTAGTAATCTCTCTCGTACACACacacatctctctctctctctacatTCATAATACATTAGTATTTTTTCAGGAAGCCATCTCGTCTTATTCGCGTGTATATATATTTGGAATTTGATTTGTATAATGTTCATGTGACCCCTATTTGAAACTGTTTCGAAGTTTTCTATGTTCCAAGTAGCTAGTTACGTGTGTGTGAGTAGCTGTGGAACCAGGGTTTTAGCTCAGGGCGTGCTAAATTATGCACAAAACCTGAATTTTACGGCTAAAGAACATATTATTTTTATTCGGTTTGTTGTATAACTAGGTCTTTTTGGTTGTCTTTAATAATTTCTTTTTAATCAAGTTTATATATGTGTTTAGTTGGAGTTGTATTTTAAGTTATTAACATTTTTATATCTTTGTTagattatataaaaaataaaaaatatgtagAAGCcaataaaggaaataaatattGATAATGTTTAAACAAACTAGTTTATCAACATTGTAACAAAATAGTAAGATGCAAGCGGCAAGACCTTGAAACTATAAACCGCAAAATTTCAATGTTTCGAGGTAATACTCTAATGCATTAGTTTGACATTATATAATATAGATATTTTGACAGCAGTTTTAGCCCTAACCTAGACACCCCTCGTTCAAAACTCAAACATTTTCACTTTGAGCAGCCGTATCATAGCTCTCCTTTCCTGTTTCCTCGTATAGACTCCCAAGTATTTAATTTCTTTAACTTTCTATTTTTTCGAAGCTCACATCGTTTTGCTAATATTTGCTCTTCTGAGTCATGTCGATTCCACCCTCCCTTGCCATGCTGATTGCTGAGCTATTTAGGAATCAAATCGCTGGCTATTGGCCTCGTTAATAAGTATTGGTTGATCTTTTCTGTAAAGTATCAATTTCTATTGATATTGGTTTGCTTCAGTTTGTTTTTTTCCTTTTTGCTACATTTATGCCGGGAATTTGGTAGTACCACCATTGAGGTCCTTTAGACGTTCACTGAAGTGTCCAACAGCCACTCTATCTGAATAAGCATTATTGTCTTGACTGCCCATTAGTTAAAAACGGAGAATGAAAACGAAAGTGTGGGAAGAGCAAACAAAAGCAGGGATTAGTGAAGGGAAAGTATTGATCTGATTGACCAGTGATTAAAAGTGGTTTGGGTAAAAGAGTGAGAAGAGAAATGAGAAATATAAGTTCGTGAAAGCTATATTATTAGATCTGACGGAAATTTAGGTGGCGGCTATAATGAAAATAGGGTTTAGGATCCAAAAGTTGGAGAGAAGGGGGGCATCTCTCTCTTTAATATAGATTACAATTGCCACCTGCAACTTTTTCTTTGAAGTTGTATTTTGAATTATATGCAGGTAGTAAATAGGAGTAACTTGTTAAACTTGTCATAAATTTGTAACCGTTAGTTATGGAAGTGATATACAAATTTACTTAAATTATTTTGTTGCATTTTTGAAGATTCACTAAATCTCTATATTATGGACATATATGTACTGGCAGCACCATAACTTAATATTTGGTTGTGTTGTGCTAATAGATGGCTTTTAGAGGCCGAGGACGTGGTGGTAGATTTGGCGGCGGCGGTGGTCCCTGCCATGCAGAAAAAATTAAGTTTGAACTATTTCCAGTAAGCACTGACTGTCTTTTGGTTCTTTAGCGTAATTATTATTCTTCTGTTTGTGTAGTTTTCTCGTTCACACCATATCAGTTTTATATGCAATTTACGATGATCAAAATTCGCACTGATAAAATACACATAAATTTTCCAGTAGTAAAAGTTAGATGCAGAATATCTTGAACATCCAAATTGGTGGCTAATGTGAAATGCTCAATGAATCCTGTGAAACCTTTATATCATCGCCTGTTGATTTGTAATTACAAGGGTTCAACCGATCAGGAATGTCACTGATTTTTACCACAAAAAATTCCCTTAGCTTCATTATTTGAAATCCATCTGATCCTATGAACACTGATAAAACTGACACCAATATGTTAATTAATCTTTAAACAGCTAAACATTTCATGGAATTAATTATTATGACTATTAGAAATTTATAGAAATTCTGATTAGGATTGGATTCAAAGTATGGAAAAGTTATATTACAGTGGTGGCTACATCATTTTGGTTTGTGAAGCTGAATCAAGTCAAAGTGTCAAACAAGTAAAACATGAAACATGATAGATTACCAGCATGGATTTGTAGTTACGAACTAACTCCCAACTTTTGTTTTCCTTTCTTACTTATACTCTGTGATTTTGATAGAAAATCGAGAATTTGCCCGATGTCCAAAATGTGAAACAAGACCTGGTTTCTTTTTCTTGGAGCTACAGGTTGCAAATGTCATGGAAATTATCTCCGTATAATTACAAGGGGGTGGGAAACGAGATTGAAGGTAAGCCTGACCAAAATACTAATTTTCTTGAACATGCAATTTAGCAAAGTGGCAGAAATGTATGCACTATGTAGAGAAATTATGGTATTGGTTATATGTTAATTATGCATTATGGAAAGGCTTATTTTAGGGGGAGGTTAAGGTTTGGCATGCCAAACGCACTGTCAATGGATAAATTAGATGGGAGTATGGGTACCAAATTTCATCCTACAATTCTTTGTATTGTTCCGGATATATtgtaattaaatatatatatatatatatgtgtgtgtgtgtgtatatatatattactttCTAGATTTCCTACcgcaaaataaaataaaatttagtcacgtatatttttaaaatatcccACAGGAAATAGATGGacaaattcaaaattaatattgCTTATTACACCTAATCATAGCATATGAGGGTAAGATTGACGAACACAAATATTGATATACTTGACACATAAAATTGGAGGGGTGAAACAACTACACTTGCACccgcgcacacacacacacacgtgCGAGTATATTATTTAGAAATTTAAACCTAAAAACCCAGTATTGTAAGGAATCCGGCTGAATAAAGCTGACCTTATGTTATGCTTTCTTGTTAAACCGACAAGGAATTTGCAGTAACATTAAAGGTATTTGGTGGCGAAAAATCTACTTCTCTGTGATTAGCTGCAGAAGTGTTTACTAATAAATTCTAAATAAGGAATTTAGTGATAATAAATTAGTTAGTAGATGCTTTGCATAAATATACCACATTTATGATTCTCTAAGAGGTATAGACACCCttgtttttaataaattaagAAGTCTGAAGTAGTTGTGTAAGCTTCTCTGTGTTGGTATTCAAGAGTCTAGAAATTTAGGAAAAGTTATGTGAGATCCTTTGAATTGACAATAGTGAAAAAATCCAGTGATAAGTTAATAATCAAATGAACTTGACTTGAGTAGTGATTACAACTGTTTTTCTAGTGGATCTAAACCAGTACTACCCAAATCTAATAGTCATGTTCGGTTCACGGTTAATGAGCCCGGATAACGGGAATCAGAACCTCAACTTCATTTGATAGTGTTTGGATCAGTAATTTTATTGTTAGGAATTGGAAATTCCATCAAAAGAATGAAGGGTATGGGAATGTGAATGATATGAAATCCCCAGGGGTGGGGAGGGTATGATTTACCCTATCAATAAAATTACTAATCCAAACACTATTAAATGGGAAATCCCAAGTAGAAGATAACTACTGACACAATTATCCTAATTCTGGAGTATTCCTACTAATTATATATTATACTAATAACTAATTACAATCTGATCTTAAATTTATACAACAGTAGATAATAATTAACATAATAATTAATAGTACTTAAGTTCTTTGTTACTTATCAGATAATGCAGGCCATCAATTTGATCATTTTTAATGTAGATTGTTGTTGATTTATTCTGTAAACCAATATTTTTCTGTTAACTATGTTTCTGGTAGTCTCTACATCCACTTAAGGAATCTTAAGTATCTATCACAAATGTATATGATAGGCCATGAAAGCATAGATGTCGAAAGGTATTCTGCTAAGGATTCAAAAAAAATTAGGCATAAACCCTCACTTTCGGACTACATAAGGATGACTGATGAATACGTTCCTGCAGAACTAGGTGAAGATGCTTATCACCAGTCACACCTTATTCAATTCAGATTATCATCTGCCATATGTTTTTTATGGTTAAATTTCTTGACTAATTGCAACAGCTGTAAGGCACCAACGTGGGCGAAAGCGAGTGCGATGGAATCAGGAGTCAGGTTAGATGAATAATCGATTCCTTAATACCTTTTGCTCTTTGCTATATCTTGTTTCTAAACCTTTCACTTCCAAGTAATTATTCGAAGGTTTCATATGTTGTAATGTTGTTAATGTCTCGTGGTCAATCCTTTGAACATTTACAATATCCTATTCCTATCAGATAATTTAATAGAATGTAGTGAAGCAGCATTCTTGTAGATCTttaattgaaaaaaaaataaactaTCAATTTTTTTAAGCACTCGAAGACATGTTTTTTTCCTATCATCTTATTACAGTTTTTGATGACATTTCTACTTGATCAAATTCCGTTAGTCTGTAATTTTCATCATGAACAGAAAGATGTTGTCACCGATGAAGTTTGCAAGTAAATGTGAAAGCCTATAGAAATTAAAAGCGAAATTTAGAAATTGACGTAAACAAGAAGAGTTAAACTAAACAATAAATAAAAGAAGGCACAGGAAAAATGCATATTAATCCCCAGTTGTGTGATACAGTCGTTTAAATGAAAGATAAAAGAGAAAATCATAAATAACAATTGATACAACTTAATAACATTTCTGAAAATTCCGTGGTTACTGGTTAGCTTCTTGTTGATGGTTGGGTGCTTTAGTTCATAAGGTACAGCCTGTGCTGGTAGACCATCTATGGTGTCCA
This sequence is a window from Apium graveolens cultivar Ventura chromosome 9, ASM990537v1, whole genome shotgun sequence. Protein-coding genes within it:
- the LOC141684278 gene encoding uncharacterized protein LOC141684278 isoform X1, translated to MAFRGRGRGGRFGGGGGPCHAEKIKFELFPKIENLPDVQNVKQDLVSFSWSYRLQMSWKLSPYNYKGVGNEIEGHESIDVERYSAKDSKKIRHKPSLSDYIRMTDEYVPAELAVRHQRGRKRVRWNQESDMQKLDIFEELEKKSKAETDKKEGDAAEEDEEKVEEEEEEYSDDGDYEQNEVFDDDEDDFNMADDNDDEPYY
- the LOC141684278 gene encoding uncharacterized protein LOC141684278 isoform X2, which codes for MAFRGRGRGGRFGGGGGPCHAEKIKFELFPKIENLPDVQNVKQDLVSFSWSYRLQMSWKLSPYNYKGVGNEIEGHESIDVERYSAKDSKKIRHKPSLSDYIRMTDEYVPAELAVRHQRGRKRVRWNQESDMQKLDIFEELEKKSKKRMRKKSKRKKKNTAMMVITSRMKFLMMMKTTSTWLMIMMMNHITEDC